In one Cloacibacillus porcorum genomic region, the following are encoded:
- a CDS encoding MFS transporter encodes MIFSGGGTQGKNKKIVLLAAGFFLMFGYSNVSYLLPIYYANVGFTPAQSGLLVSAFYFATLIFRLLLGNVLVRSGFKRLFVIGGISTVAASVWIVLAGSSFCSAFAARFLLGVGTAFSQISLATYQSLAFEERERGLAFSLIMAGGLAPMMTIVPIADWLLAHGCFTLYIIIPVLLTSAMAFLTVFVLNTEDVVLDSSHAAANPLRGIGDCLKIPELSLALFSMFLFSLTDAASAFMASMTSSYGLMASYFLSSNAVIGVLVRLFLGKVLDRYPRRRLSVPIIAGMSLMLLFASISPSRGSLMLLGVVFGVGMGFGFPLHLALVSDNAPLRLQPQAIALTWFLVAFDFALVPLTTSYISGFTDPVTGFRAVVVFILAGAAYEAYLWRKLA; translated from the coding sequence ATGATTTTCAGCGGCGGGGGAACGCAGGGTAAAAATAAAAAGATAGTTCTTCTCGCTGCGGGCTTTTTCCTGATGTTCGGCTATTCCAACGTCTCTTATCTGCTGCCGATCTATTACGCCAACGTGGGATTTACGCCGGCGCAGTCGGGTTTGCTTGTCTCCGCCTTTTATTTTGCCACGCTTATTTTCCGCCTTTTGCTCGGCAACGTGCTTGTCCGCAGCGGCTTTAAGCGTCTGTTTGTCATCGGCGGCATATCTACGGTGGCCGCCTCCGTCTGGATCGTTCTTGCGGGGAGCTCCTTCTGCAGCGCCTTTGCCGCGCGCTTCCTGCTCGGCGTGGGGACCGCCTTTTCGCAGATATCCCTTGCCACCTACCAGTCCCTGGCCTTTGAGGAGAGGGAGCGCGGTTTGGCCTTTTCGCTGATCATGGCGGGCGGACTGGCGCCGATGATGACGATCGTGCCGATTGCGGATTGGCTGCTGGCGCACGGCTGTTTTACCCTTTATATTATCATTCCCGTTTTGCTGACCTCCGCGATGGCCTTTCTGACTGTCTTTGTCCTCAACACCGAGGATGTCGTCCTCGACTCCTCACACGCGGCGGCGAATCCCCTTCGGGGCATCGGGGACTGCCTGAAGATACCTGAGTTGTCTCTGGCGCTCTTTTCGATGTTCCTATTTTCATTGACGGACGCCGCCTCCGCCTTTATGGCTTCGATGACCTCCAGCTACGGTCTGATGGCCTCCTATTTTCTCTCGAGCAATGCCGTGATCGGCGTGCTGGTACGCCTCTTTCTCGGTAAGGTGCTTGACCGCTATCCGCGCAGGAGGCTCTCGGTGCCGATCATTGCCGGAATGTCGCTCATGCTGCTTTTTGCCTCGATCAGCCCCAGCCGCGGTTCGCTGATGCTCTTGGGGGTCGTCTTCGGTGTCGGCATGGGTTTTGGCTTCCCGCTGCATCTGGCGCTTGTCTCTGACAACGCGCCCCTGCGGCTGCAGCCGCAGGCGATCGCCCTGACGTGGTTTTTGGTAGCCTTTGATTTTGCGCTTGTGCCGCTGACGACCTCTTATATCAGCGGCTTCACCGATCCGGTGACCGGATTTCGCGCCGTCGTCGTCTTCATCTTAGCGGGAGCGGCTTATGAGGCATATCTATGGAGGAAGCTGGCCTAG
- a CDS encoding HD domain-containing protein, with the protein MEKKIRELFPEIEWIKDPELQAKVVASYVDALKTGGWEPEDMDKIPFTLLIPNCPFSYLEHVRGVTRVAKRAMDEFNAIYSAKDAKFTIDNDLLVAGALLHDVGKLVEYEKNAAGETVKSTMGKNLRHPFSGTVIALRNGCSDAIGHIIANHAHEGDGTLRSPEGVLVNKADFINFESVKSFLGMK; encoded by the coding sequence ATGGAGAAAAAAATCAGAGAGCTCTTTCCGGAAATCGAATGGATCAAGGACCCCGAACTGCAGGCCAAGGTAGTGGCCTCATATGTGGACGCCCTTAAGACAGGCGGCTGGGAGCCCGAGGATATGGACAAGATCCCCTTCACGCTCCTTATTCCCAACTGCCCCTTCTCTTATCTAGAGCACGTCCGCGGCGTAACGCGCGTCGCGAAGAGGGCGATGGATGAGTTCAACGCCATCTACTCCGCAAAGGACGCGAAGTTCACGATCGACAACGACCTTCTTGTCGCCGGCGCGCTTCTTCACGACGTAGGCAAGCTGGTGGAGTATGAGAAGAACGCCGCCGGCGAAACGGTGAAGTCGACGATGGGCAAGAACCTCCGCCATCCCTTCTCGGGGACGGTCATCGCGCTGCGCAACGGCTGCTCCGACGCGATCGGCCACATCATCGCCAACCACGCCCACGAAGGCGACGGCACGCTCCGCAGCCCCGAAGGCGTACTCGTCAACAAGGCCGACTTCATTAACTTCGAGTCCGTGAAGTCGTTCCTTGGAATGAAATAG
- a CDS encoding ABC transporter substrate-binding protein, with product MKKLFSYLIPALLVSLMCVSTAGAAIPKGPIKIGVVMPTTGPIAYDGRLTLNGIEMAVSEVNKAGGIKGNKIELFIEDSANVPATAVAAMEKLVGMQKVTGVIGDFGSSCTLAMMDVAQRSQTPLITPISLAPKITEMGNKWMFRGCDNSAMIAKAFTKWAVNDKKVKKWAYIAINTDYGRGSVEAFNAELTKLGGKAVFTEYFNQGETDYYPIVTKLKASGADALCLFGETVDLSRVVSQFYEMGLGGKMLVMDPTSGTFNEKFIELAKKNANGIVGASRFVASIPTPAAKKFTADYKALYKINPEKYAQAGYDCMKMLATAIEKADSTDRSKVRDALAAIKYEGPQGKAHFDAKNQLQISEYIVAVNDGNIVVIAGPISGE from the coding sequence ATGAAAAAGTTGTTCTCGTACCTGATACCAGCCTTGCTTGTTTCTTTGATGTGCGTTTCCACTGCCGGCGCGGCCATTCCCAAAGGCCCCATCAAAATAGGCGTAGTTATGCCAACTACAGGCCCTATCGCCTATGACGGGCGTCTGACCCTTAACGGAATAGAAATGGCCGTCAGTGAGGTGAACAAAGCCGGCGGTATAAAGGGAAACAAAATTGAACTATTTATTGAAGACAGCGCCAATGTTCCGGCAACGGCAGTTGCCGCGATGGAAAAATTGGTCGGCATGCAGAAGGTTACCGGAGTTATCGGAGATTTCGGCAGTTCCTGTACTTTGGCCATGATGGATGTGGCCCAAAGATCACAGACACCACTGATCACTCCAATCTCACTTGCCCCCAAGATTACCGAGATGGGCAACAAATGGATGTTCCGCGGCTGTGATAACTCCGCAATGATCGCCAAGGCCTTTACGAAATGGGCGGTTAACGACAAAAAGGTAAAGAAATGGGCCTATATCGCCATCAACACGGATTATGGACGCGGTTCGGTCGAAGCTTTCAACGCCGAGCTGACAAAACTGGGTGGGAAGGCCGTATTTACAGAATATTTCAACCAGGGTGAAACAGACTATTATCCGATAGTGACAAAGCTAAAGGCATCAGGAGCCGACGCTCTTTGCCTCTTCGGTGAAACCGTGGACCTTTCGCGCGTAGTGTCTCAGTTTTATGAAATGGGACTGGGAGGAAAGATGCTTGTAATGGATCCCACCAGCGGGACTTTCAATGAAAAGTTTATAGAACTCGCTAAGAAAAACGCCAACGGAATAGTCGGTGCCAGCCGCTTTGTCGCCAGCATACCAACGCCGGCGGCAAAAAAATTCACCGCGGACTATAAGGCTCTGTACAAAATCAATCCCGAAAAGTACGCGCAAGCGGGATACGATTGCATGAAAATGCTCGCTACAGCTATTGAAAAGGCAGATTCTACGGATAGGAGCAAAGTCCGCGACGCACTGGCGGCGATAAAATATGAGGGTCCGCAGGGTAAAGCCCACTTCGACGCTAAAAATCAGCTTCAGATCAGTGAATATATAGTTGCGGTCAACGATGGCAATATCGTCGTCATAGCCGGACCTATATCAGGCGAATAA
- a CDS encoding IclR family transcriptional regulator, translating into MSLPSKVMALVEVLLETDDNIGIRELALRTNISKSTVQRILDSLEENGWVTQDAKTLNYRIGFKLLSMTNSWRLRLELTRHSHDEMVRLCEESRQTVLLLVQDGYRGICLDKVEPERTIKLVAEMGKVFPLHAAACGKILLAYAQPSLQNHILESTLETYTPLTITDSKALKLEIERIRAEGKAISVEEMTYGAAEIAVPLFNSDGSLIAALSIAGPKFDVEPKLTSLESLLRLSADNIVKQLINDRKNNCD; encoded by the coding sequence ATGAGCCTGCCTTCAAAAGTTATGGCGTTAGTCGAAGTACTTCTGGAAACAGACGACAATATTGGAATCAGAGAACTTGCTCTGAGGACAAATATCTCGAAAAGTACGGTTCAACGAATATTAGATTCTCTTGAGGAAAACGGCTGGGTCACACAGGACGCGAAAACACTCAATTACAGAATAGGATTCAAGCTTTTAAGCATGACAAATTCGTGGCGGCTGCGCCTCGAACTCACAAGACATTCCCATGATGAAATGGTCCGGCTATGTGAAGAAAGCCGTCAGACAGTCCTATTGCTGGTACAGGATGGTTATCGTGGAATCTGCCTTGATAAGGTAGAACCGGAAAGAACCATAAAGCTTGTCGCTGAAATGGGCAAGGTATTCCCACTTCATGCCGCCGCCTGCGGAAAAATTTTGTTGGCTTACGCGCAGCCAAGCCTGCAAAACCACATTCTAGAGTCGACACTTGAAACTTACACACCACTTACGATCACGGATTCAAAAGCTCTCAAGCTGGAGATAGAGAGAATACGCGCCGAGGGCAAGGCTATCAGCGTCGAAGAAATGACATATGGGGCGGCGGAGATAGCCGTCCCTCTATTCAACTCCGACGGCAGCCTGATAGCGGCACTGAGCATCGCAGGCCCTAAATTCGACGTAGAACCCAAACTGACTTCTCTTGAGTCATTATTGAGATTATCGGCTGACAATATCGTAAAACAATTGATCAACGACAGAAAAAATAACTGCGACTAA
- a CDS encoding 3-isopropylmalate dehydratase large subunit, translating to MGKTSIVKIMEKASGHPVKVGDRVWCKIDWATCRDFGGANVVLQFEKEMGKDAKVWDPDKLAFTFDLQAPAHSEKVATNQKIIREFCKKQGVTRVFDINHGIGQHVMLEAGMIKPGDVVLGTDSHMNLLGAVGSFATGVGNSDIAASYIAGTNWFRVPETMKIEVTGKFKRGVCMRDLLTHIVGDLGAGGMDFLAVEFTGETIENATLDERITLCSMVTEMSGKVPLIMPNGEVLKWLVERAGPEVAKLAEELKADPDAEYCKVLHYDVTDLEPLASCPDAPDNVKPVREIAGTVVDQVHIGSCSNGRYEDIKAAHEVLMAGGGKVSPKVRTIITPSTTEIQLRCVQEGMAADFLKAGIVFTNPTCSLCTAEHYGAMPSGDVGCSTTNRNFIGKVGKGSHTYLMSPMTAMATAVKGCITDPRDILK from the coding sequence ATGGGCAAGACATCTATCGTCAAGATCATGGAAAAGGCATCCGGCCATCCTGTAAAGGTCGGAGACCGCGTCTGGTGCAAGATTGACTGGGCGACCTGCCGCGACTTCGGCGGCGCGAACGTCGTTCTCCAGTTTGAAAAGGAGATGGGCAAGGACGCGAAGGTATGGGACCCCGACAAACTCGCCTTCACCTTCGACCTTCAGGCTCCCGCTCACTCGGAGAAGGTAGCCACCAACCAGAAGATAATTCGTGAGTTCTGCAAGAAACAGGGCGTCACCCGCGTCTTCGACATCAACCACGGCATCGGACAGCACGTAATGCTTGAAGCCGGAATGATAAAGCCGGGCGACGTCGTCCTCGGTACCGACAGCCACATGAACCTCCTCGGCGCCGTAGGCTCCTTCGCTACCGGCGTCGGCAACTCCGACATCGCCGCCTCCTACATCGCGGGTACAAACTGGTTCCGCGTTCCCGAGACGATGAAGATCGAGGTGACGGGAAAGTTTAAGAGGGGCGTCTGCATGAGAGACCTCCTCACCCATATCGTCGGCGACCTCGGCGCCGGCGGCATGGACTTCCTCGCCGTAGAATTCACCGGCGAGACGATTGAAAACGCGACCCTTGACGAGCGTATCACGCTCTGCTCGATGGTCACCGAGATGAGCGGCAAGGTTCCCCTCATCATGCCGAACGGCGAAGTGCTTAAGTGGCTTGTGGAGCGCGCCGGACCCGAAGTGGCGAAGCTCGCCGAAGAGCTCAAGGCCGATCCCGACGCCGAATACTGCAAGGTCCTCCACTATGATGTGACGGATCTTGAACCGCTCGCCTCCTGCCCCGACGCCCCCGACAACGTGAAGCCGGTGCGTGAAATCGCGGGTACGGTCGTAGACCAGGTCCATATCGGCTCCTGCTCGAACGGGCGTTATGAAGACATCAAAGCCGCTCACGAAGTGCTGATGGCCGGCGGCGGCAAGGTCAGCCCGAAGGTGCGCACGATCATCACCCCCTCGACGACGGAGATACAGCTGCGCTGCGTGCAGGAGGGAATGGCCGCTGACTTCCTCAAAGCCGGAATCGTCTTTACGAACCCGACCTGCTCGCTCTGCACGGCGGAGCACTACGGAGCGATGCCGTCAGGAGACGTAGGCTGCTCGACGACGAACCGCAACTTCATCGGCAAGGTCGGCAAGGGAAGCCACACCTACCTTATGAGCCCGATGACCGCGATGGCTACGGCCGTCAAGGGCTGCATCACAGACCCCAGAGATATACTGAAGTAG
- a CDS encoding ABC transporter ATP-binding protein, whose protein sequence is MFLSVKNLCAGYGRIEALHDITIEAEKGSIVTLIGANGAGKSTFMMCLSGVLRPTSGTIEFNGQFIQNMHPEEIVAAGLSQCPEGRRVWPKMTVQENLEMGGISIKDPKVISDRLDMAFTNFPILAERKKQLAGSLSGGEQQMLAIARALMSEPKLLLLDEPSLGLAPIIVEKVVDIIKKIRDNGTSVILVEQNAFMALSIADYAYVLETGRVVLSGKGPDLLKDDNVRKSYLGV, encoded by the coding sequence ATGTTTCTTAGCGTTAAGAATCTTTGCGCTGGATATGGGAGGATAGAGGCTTTACATGACATTACCATTGAGGCGGAAAAAGGCTCTATCGTGACGTTGATCGGAGCAAACGGAGCCGGAAAAAGTACCTTCATGATGTGTCTGTCTGGTGTTTTAAGACCGACCTCCGGCACTATAGAATTTAACGGACAGTTTATCCAGAATATGCATCCAGAAGAAATCGTAGCCGCCGGCCTATCCCAGTGCCCGGAGGGTAGAAGGGTATGGCCAAAGATGACGGTCCAGGAAAACCTTGAAATGGGCGGCATTTCCATTAAAGATCCCAAAGTTATATCCGATCGCCTGGATATGGCTTTTACAAATTTCCCCATCTTGGCGGAACGTAAGAAACAGCTGGCCGGCAGTTTGAGCGGCGGAGAGCAGCAGATGCTGGCGATCGCCAGAGCTCTGATGTCCGAGCCTAAGCTGCTGCTGCTCGATGAGCCATCGCTTGGCTTAGCGCCGATAATAGTTGAGAAAGTGGTAGACATCATCAAAAAGATACGCGATAACGGTACATCGGTTATATTGGTCGAACAAAACGCTTTCATGGCCCTCTCCATCGCAGACTACGCCTACGTTCTGGAAACCGGACGAGTAGTTCTTTCCGGCAAGGGGCCAGATCTTTTAAAAGACGACAATGTGCGGAAATCCTACCTCGGAGTGTAG
- a CDS encoding branched-chain amino acid ABC transporter permease codes for MNKTTKYLLILAAVLVLLILPHLFTMDYYLHIFVMSEIYAVLALSLALIVGFSGQVSMGHAAFYGIGAYISAILSTRFGLSFWITFWLSGIAAGIVSYIIGKLVLRLKGHVLAITTAFFCVLVNVIMVNWIPVTNGPMGIAGIPRPTPIDIFGLRIPFETRMHYYYLGLVFVAVVSWFFYRITTSRLGDNLIGVRENEELAKSLGIDTMKNKVFSFAVGGALAGLAGSFYAHYILFISPVTFTIGESINILVMVIFGGMSTLLGPIFGAISLTILPEFLRMAGALRLVIYGIALVCFIIWLPQGVWGSLKNWWINKKTAVKPE; via the coding sequence ATGAACAAAACGACAAAATACCTGCTTATACTTGCCGCTGTTCTTGTATTGCTTATACTGCCACATCTATTCACGATGGACTATTATCTGCATATCTTTGTCATGTCGGAGATATATGCAGTCCTTGCTCTGTCCTTAGCGCTGATCGTGGGTTTTTCCGGTCAGGTATCGATGGGACACGCCGCATTCTACGGTATCGGAGCCTACATTTCAGCGATCCTCAGCACAAGGTTTGGACTGTCGTTTTGGATAACATTCTGGCTCTCAGGTATAGCCGCCGGTATCGTTTCCTATATTATTGGAAAACTCGTACTTCGGCTCAAAGGGCATGTATTGGCCATCACAACAGCTTTCTTCTGCGTTCTGGTTAATGTGATAATGGTCAACTGGATACCAGTTACCAATGGCCCGATGGGCATCGCGGGAATACCGCGTCCCACGCCGATAGATATCTTTGGATTAAGGATACCCTTTGAAACACGCATGCACTATTACTATCTGGGGCTTGTCTTTGTGGCCGTCGTGTCATGGTTTTTTTATAGGATCACGACATCTAGGCTGGGAGACAACCTGATAGGGGTCCGGGAAAATGAAGAGCTTGCCAAATCTCTGGGAATAGACACCATGAAAAACAAGGTCTTCAGTTTTGCGGTGGGCGGGGCGCTGGCTGGTCTGGCAGGTTCTTTCTACGCTCACTACATATTATTCATCAGCCCAGTAACGTTTACAATCGGTGAATCGATCAATATACTTGTAATGGTGATTTTTGGTGGGATGAGTACCCTCTTGGGACCAATCTTCGGCGCTATCTCTTTGACGATACTGCCTGAATTTCTACGAATGGCGGGAGCGCTGCGATTGGTAATATACGGCATCGCGTTGGTATGTTTCATAATATGGCTCCCACAGGGAGTATGGGGAAGTTTGAAAAATTGGTGGATAAATAAAAAAACCGCGGTAAAACCTGAATAA
- a CDS encoding B12-binding domain-containing radical SAM protein, which yields MTDKIISQTGHSKTTSKPLATQELLGLRGARLLGVNPPVRDFAFMDLWSKPLGLLYLLQSLREHNEVRLLDCIAQAADGEKSFGRVKVRKEEIGKPEVYRMIPRRYSHFGLTKSEIISLLERQARPDYILLTSAMTYWYPGVSWAIGVLKEIFPQSPVVLGGIYAGLCPEHAAGLGADYIIGDRCEPEAPYPAMDLYGRLSYGVVMTSFGCPFSCRYCASNVLWPRYHRRSLEEVLLEIGFQAALGAKDFAFYDDALLLDKENFFYPLCDEIMARWDGGLRLHTPNGLHVRQIDAECARILYESGFKTIRLSLESIDPGVARDSSGKVARGEYAAAVKNLLAAGYDTKDCETYILLGLPGQDPASVRDTITFVRDHGGTPKLAEFSPIPGTPHFEAAAEKLPELRTEPLLQNNSVYCSYFSKDITPQELQELKDMARSKSN from the coding sequence ATGACGGACAAAATTATTTCACAAACTGGACACTCCAAAACAACCTCCAAACCCCTCGCCACGCAGGAGCTGCTCGGCCTCCGCGGCGCGCGGCTCCTCGGCGTGAACCCACCGGTGCGGGACTTCGCCTTCATGGATCTCTGGTCCAAACCGCTGGGCCTTCTTTACCTTCTCCAGAGCCTCAGAGAGCATAACGAGGTCCGTCTGCTTGACTGCATCGCGCAGGCAGCCGACGGAGAAAAGAGCTTCGGGAGGGTGAAGGTCCGAAAGGAAGAGATCGGGAAACCCGAAGTTTACCGCATGATACCGCGAAGATACAGCCACTTTGGTCTGACCAAAAGTGAAATAATATCATTACTTGAGAGACAGGCGCGCCCCGATTACATCCTTCTCACCTCGGCGATGACCTACTGGTACCCCGGCGTGAGCTGGGCAATCGGCGTATTAAAGGAGATATTTCCACAGAGCCCCGTGGTACTCGGCGGCATATATGCAGGCCTCTGCCCGGAGCATGCGGCGGGACTCGGGGCCGATTACATCATTGGAGACCGCTGCGAGCCGGAGGCGCCCTATCCTGCGATGGACCTCTACGGCAGGCTGTCCTACGGCGTGGTCATGACCTCCTTCGGCTGCCCCTTTTCCTGCCGTTACTGCGCCTCAAACGTATTGTGGCCGCGATACCACCGGCGAAGCCTCGAAGAGGTCCTGCTCGAGATCGGCTTCCAGGCCGCCCTGGGCGCAAAAGACTTCGCCTTCTACGACGACGCGCTGCTGCTGGATAAAGAAAATTTCTTTTACCCTCTGTGCGACGAGATCATGGCGCGCTGGGACGGCGGGCTGCGCCTCCATACCCCTAACGGCCTCCATGTACGCCAGATAGACGCGGAATGCGCCCGTATACTTTACGAGAGCGGCTTCAAGACCATCCGCCTGTCGCTCGAAAGCATCGATCCGGGAGTGGCGCGCGACAGCTCCGGCAAAGTGGCGCGCGGCGAATACGCCGCCGCGGTAAAAAACCTGCTTGCGGCGGGATATGATACAAAGGACTGCGAGACCTACATCCTGCTCGGACTTCCCGGACAGGATCCCGCCTCCGTCCGGGATACGATAACTTTCGTCCGCGACCACGGGGGGACGCCAAAGCTCGCGGAATTCTCCCCCATTCCCGGCACGCCGCACTTTGAAGCGGCGGCGGAAAAGCTGCCTGAATTGAGAACCGAGCCTCTGCTGCAGAACAATTCCGTCTACTGCTCCTATTTCTCAAAAGACATCACGCCGCAGGAGCTGCAGGAGCTGAAAGATATGGCAAGAAGTAAGAGTAACTGA
- a CDS encoding ABC transporter ATP-binding protein, with translation MEALLEARALSIHFGGLKAVEKVDLDVREGEIMSLIGPNGAGKTTFFNLVSGFLKPTSGTVSFDGHDITGKEPYETAKLGLVRTFQKTNIFADVTVADSIKIGFSQHRHANIIDILWNGPVSKKENIETQKQADEILEFCGLYDWKNFLVKNIPYGKQRMLAVALALATSPKLLLLDEPATGLNPAETKELIDIILKIRNERKITVFLIEHNMNLVVSISDRLAVLCYGEKLTEGVPSEVAKDPRVIEAYLGRGFRQNVS, from the coding sequence ATGGAAGCCCTACTAGAAGCCCGAGCTTTATCCATACATTTTGGAGGGTTAAAAGCGGTTGAAAAAGTCGATCTGGATGTCAGGGAAGGAGAGATAATGTCTCTGATAGGTCCTAATGGCGCAGGGAAAACAACTTTTTTTAATCTTGTAAGCGGTTTTTTAAAACCTACTTCCGGGACGGTATCTTTTGACGGCCATGATATAACTGGAAAAGAACCGTATGAAACGGCAAAGCTGGGACTTGTCCGGACGTTTCAGAAGACGAACATCTTCGCTGACGTTACCGTAGCCGACAGCATAAAGATCGGCTTCAGCCAACACCGGCACGCAAATATCATTGATATCTTATGGAACGGGCCTGTATCCAAAAAAGAAAATATTGAGACACAGAAACAAGCAGACGAAATTTTAGAGTTTTGCGGACTTTATGACTGGAAAAACTTTTTAGTTAAAAACATCCCGTACGGGAAACAAAGAATGCTGGCGGTAGCTCTAGCTCTGGCGACATCTCCAAAATTACTGCTCCTTGATGAACCAGCCACCGGTCTTAACCCCGCGGAGACAAAAGAACTTATAGATATCATCCTAAAAATAAGAAATGAACGAAAAATTACCGTGTTTCTGATCGAACATAATATGAATCTTGTCGTTTCTATCTCGGACAGGCTTGCCGTTCTCTGTTATGGAGAGAAACTCACTGAGGGCGTTCCCAGTGAGGTGGCAAAAGATCCCAGAGTAATAGAAGCATATTTAGGAAGGGGGTTCCGGCAAAATGTTTCTTAG
- a CDS encoding branched-chain amino acid ABC transporter permease, translating into MMLTVFLQQTLNGIILGCIYALIALGLSLIFGILETANFAHGEFYMIGAFIGFFSTSLLGIPFFISILVAMTGMGLLSVIIERAAFRPIVGKPLINSMLLSFGLSTALANLALFLFKADPRKIESGLNGIHFDIMGVFMTGERLAILVLCIILVCLLSWFIQYTKTGKSMRAVAQDRTAAELAGINVRRIYSITFAISGALAAAAGTMVGAMFFVQPDMGLAVTLKSFVIIILGGIGQIKGVIFAAILIGLVESLGGGFVSYAYKDAYPFILMILLFIFKPEGLAGGGK; encoded by the coding sequence ATGATGCTGACTGTTTTTCTTCAACAAACGCTGAACGGGATCATACTGGGTTGTATTTACGCGTTAATCGCCTTGGGACTTTCCCTTATATTCGGAATTCTGGAAACCGCTAATTTCGCGCATGGAGAATTTTACATGATAGGCGCCTTTATCGGCTTTTTCAGCACGTCATTATTGGGAATCCCTTTTTTCATCTCTATTCTGGTCGCCATGACCGGAATGGGATTGTTAAGTGTGATCATAGAACGTGCGGCATTCAGGCCAATTGTGGGAAAACCGCTCATAAACAGCATGCTCCTCTCTTTTGGCCTCTCAACGGCTTTGGCTAATCTGGCACTCTTTCTCTTCAAAGCTGACCCCAGAAAAATCGAGTCCGGGTTAAATGGGATACACTTCGACATCATGGGAGTATTTATGACGGGAGAAAGGCTAGCTATATTAGTATTATGTATAATATTAGTATGCCTGCTCTCCTGGTTTATACAATATACAAAAACAGGCAAGTCTATGAGGGCTGTGGCTCAAGACCGCACCGCTGCTGAATTGGCTGGTATTAACGTCCGCCGTATCTATTCCATCACCTTTGCCATAAGCGGCGCGCTGGCCGCCGCCGCAGGAACAATGGTCGGGGCAATGTTTTTTGTACAGCCGGACATGGGGCTCGCCGTTACCCTCAAATCTTTTGTAATCATCATTTTGGGGGGCATTGGACAGATAAAAGGCGTAATTTTCGCCGCGATTCTTATTGGGCTTGTCGAAAGTCTTGGCGGAGGTTTTGTAAGCTACGCATACAAAGACGCATATCCTTTTATACTAATGATTCTGCTCTTCATATTTAAACCAGAAGGACTAGCCGGAGGCGGTAAATAA
- a CDS encoding FadR/GntR family transcriptional regulator: MIDAPVSRGTRIYEKVVEKLKGEIAAGNILPGDPLPSERQLMDTFGVSRSSLREAFRVMELLGLIESIPGKGRFVRHPRTISADRSTIQLEDSAILELMEARRILDPAIAGESAMRATPSDLTRILRVITATEKTLSSPEERAQADFDFHLLLAEATHNFVFINLTRMNFDLILATHERIYNLLDDKDAFLNEHKEMYEAILDHNVERAREAASQHIDRIYRTLHKGIAAGE; this comes from the coding sequence ATGATAGACGCGCCAGTTTCAAGAGGAACTCGAATCTATGAAAAAGTGGTTGAAAAACTGAAGGGTGAAATAGCCGCGGGCAATATTCTTCCTGGCGATCCGCTTCCTTCGGAGCGTCAGCTTATGGATACTTTCGGCGTGAGCCGCAGTTCGCTGCGCGAGGCCTTCCGTGTGATGGAGCTTCTTGGGCTTATCGAGTCGATCCCCGGTAAAGGGCGCTTTGTGCGTCACCCCCGCACCATCTCCGCGGACCGCAGCACGATCCAGCTTGAGGATTCCGCCATACTTGAGCTTATGGAGGCTCGCCGCATACTTGATCCCGCGATCGCCGGTGAAAGCGCGATGCGCGCTACTCCCTCGGATCTCACAAGGATACTGCGCGTCATAACGGCGACGGAAAAGACTCTTTCCAGCCCCGAAGAGCGCGCGCAGGCAGACTTTGACTTCCATCTTCTGCTTGCCGAGGCGACGCATAATTTCGTATTCATAAACCTTACAAGGATGAATTTTGACCTGATCCTCGCGACGCACGAGAGGATATATAACCTTCTCGACGACAAGGACGCCTTTCTCAACGAGCATAAGGAAATGTACGAGGCGATCCTCGATCATAACGTGGAGAGGGCGCGCGAGGCGGCCTCCCAGCATATCGACAGGATTTACCGCACGCTGCACAAGGGAATTGCGGCGGGCGAATAA